The Streptomyces sp. NBC_00670 genome window below encodes:
- a CDS encoding winged helix-turn-helix transcriptional regulator: MALGKDYASQECSLATALEVIGERWTLLVVRDALYGVRRYNDFLTHLGIPRAVLATRLQTLIAHGILEKRRYQQSPPRDEYVLTARGLALWPTVRALGLWGRQHLAGPQLRVFRHATCGTDQELGPYGECPACGTVVPVEDIEMLPGPGLDPHPTDPIGRALLHPRRLLQPFTTEPEAAGGR; the protein is encoded by the coding sequence ATGGCACTGGGCAAGGACTACGCGTCGCAGGAGTGCTCGCTCGCCACGGCGCTCGAGGTCATCGGTGAGCGGTGGACGCTGCTCGTCGTGCGCGACGCGCTCTACGGCGTGCGGCGGTACAACGACTTCCTCACCCACCTCGGCATCCCGCGCGCCGTCCTCGCCACGCGGCTGCAGACGCTGATCGCCCACGGGATCCTCGAGAAGCGGCGGTACCAGCAGTCGCCGCCGCGCGACGAGTACGTGCTCACCGCGCGCGGCCTCGCACTGTGGCCCACGGTGCGGGCGCTGGGCCTGTGGGGGCGGCAGCACCTCGCGGGGCCGCAGCTCCGCGTCTTCCGGCACGCCACGTGCGGCACGGACCAGGAGCTCGGCCCGTACGGCGAATGCCCCGCCTGCGGCACGGTCGTGCCGGTCGAGGACATCGAGATGCTCCCCGGCCCGGGCCTCGACCCCCACCCCACCGACCCCATCGGCCGCGCCCTGCTCCACCCGAGGCGCCTATTGCAACCGTTCACGACGGAGCCTGAGGCGGCCGGTGGCCGTTGA
- a CDS encoding glycoside hydrolase family 6 protein has product MYRRGRTAVAVAVAGAGMLLAPGCSSSDSGDGVEGTRAVGAPVGQRPDGDGDPFWVNPDGTAARQVAAYEKAGRTAEAARLRRIAEQPTAEWIGPENPEAEARGFTEAAREADRTAVLVLYNIPHRDCGQFSRGGAADGDAYRAWVAAVARGIGDRRALVVLEPDAVPHMVDGCTPRELHEERYDLLNGAVATLVGLRNTSVYLDAGNAGWGRPDRVPAALRRAGIGRADGFAVNVANFYRTRESVAYGKELSAKVDGKPFVVDTSRNGNGPYESGAPTERWCNPPGRALGTPPTVRTGDPSVTAYLWIKHPGESDGTCKGGPAAGAWWPSYALSLARATPR; this is encoded by the coding sequence ATGTACCGGAGGGGGCGGACGGCCGTGGCCGTCGCCGTGGCGGGGGCCGGGATGCTGCTGGCGCCCGGGTGTTCCTCGTCCGACAGCGGGGACGGCGTCGAGGGGACCCGGGCGGTGGGCGCTCCGGTCGGGCAGCGGCCCGACGGCGACGGCGACCCGTTCTGGGTGAACCCGGACGGCACCGCGGCCCGCCAGGTCGCCGCGTACGAGAAGGCCGGGCGGACCGCCGAGGCCGCACGGCTCCGCAGGATCGCCGAGCAGCCGACGGCGGAGTGGATCGGCCCCGAGAACCCCGAGGCGGAGGCGCGCGGTTTCACCGAGGCGGCGCGCGAGGCGGACCGTACGGCGGTGCTCGTGCTGTACAACATCCCGCACCGCGACTGCGGACAGTTCTCGCGGGGCGGCGCGGCGGACGGCGACGCCTACCGGGCGTGGGTCGCGGCGGTGGCCCGGGGGATCGGGGACCGACGGGCACTGGTGGTGCTGGAACCGGACGCGGTGCCGCACATGGTCGACGGCTGCACACCGCGCGAGCTCCACGAGGAGCGGTACGACCTGCTGAACGGCGCGGTCGCCACGCTGGTGGGGCTGCGGAACACCTCCGTCTACCTCGACGCGGGAAACGCGGGCTGGGGCCGCCCCGACCGCGTCCCCGCCGCGCTGCGCCGGGCCGGGATCGGGCGGGCGGACGGCTTCGCGGTCAACGTCGCCAACTTCTACCGGACGCGGGAGTCGGTGGCGTACGGCAAGGAGCTGTCGGCGAAGGTCGACGGCAAACCGTTCGTCGTCGACACCAGCCGCAACGGCAACGGCCCGTACGAGTCCGGCGCCCCCACCGAACGCTGGTGCAACCCCCCGGGCCGAGCCCTGGGCACACCCCCCACGGTCCGGACGGGCGACCCCTCGGTCACCGCCTACCTCTGGATCAAACACCCCGGCGAATCGGACGGCACCTGCAAGGGCGGCCCGGCGGCAGGCGCCTGGTGGCCGAGCTACGCCTTGTCCTTGGCCCGGGCGACGCCCCGCTAG
- a CDS encoding HAD-IIA family hydrolase, with product MAERKAIESWLTDMDGVLIHEGVPIPGADAFVKKLRESGRPFLVLTNNSIYTPRDLHARLRRMGLDVPLENIWTSALATAKFLDDQRPGGTAYVLGEAGLTTALHDIGYVLTDHEPDYVVLGETRTYSFEAMTKAVRLINDGARFICTNPDETGPSTEGPLPATGAVAALITKATGKKPYFAGKPNPLMMRTGLNAIGAHSETSAMIGDRMDTDVLAGIEAGMQTFLVLTGLTRPHQVEDYPYRPSKIVDSIADLVDRI from the coding sequence ATGGCAGAGCGCAAGGCCATTGAGTCGTGGCTCACCGATATGGACGGGGTGCTCATTCATGAGGGGGTGCCGATTCCCGGGGCCGATGCCTTCGTGAAGAAGCTGCGGGAGTCCGGGCGGCCCTTCCTCGTGCTGACCAACAACTCCATCTACACCCCCCGTGACCTGCACGCCCGCCTGCGGCGCATGGGGCTCGACGTGCCGCTGGAGAACATCTGGACCTCCGCCCTGGCCACCGCCAAGTTCCTCGACGACCAGCGGCCCGGCGGCACGGCGTACGTCCTGGGCGAGGCGGGGCTGACCACCGCGCTGCACGACATCGGATACGTCCTCACCGACCACGAGCCCGACTACGTCGTCCTCGGCGAGACCCGCACGTACTCCTTCGAGGCCATGACCAAGGCCGTCCGGCTGATCAACGACGGCGCCCGTTTCATCTGCACCAACCCCGACGAGACCGGCCCCTCCACCGAGGGCCCGCTGCCCGCCACCGGCGCCGTGGCCGCGCTGATCACCAAGGCCACCGGGAAGAAGCCGTACTTCGCGGGCAAGCCCAACCCGCTCATGATGCGCACCGGACTCAACGCGATCGGCGCGCACTCCGAGACCAGCGCCATGATCGGCGACCGGATGGACACCGACGTCCTCGCCGGCATCGAGGCCGGGATGCAGACGTTCCTGGTGCTCACGGGGCTGACCCGGCCGCACCAGGTCGAGGACTATCCGTATCGGCCGTCGAAGATCGTGGACTCGATCGCGGATCTGGTGGACAGGATCTGA
- a CDS encoding type II toxin-antitoxin system VapB family antitoxin: MSRTVIDLDDQMVSEAMRIYGTTIKAKAVRMAMEDAVKRHLRREFAEAVRSGELDFGEIVAATGTRDAAGTDDSAGPTHRTGPGAAA, from the coding sequence ATGTCGCGCACCGTGATTGATCTCGACGATCAGATGGTCTCCGAAGCCATGCGCATCTACGGGACGACCATAAAGGCGAAGGCCGTCCGGATGGCGATGGAGGATGCGGTCAAGCGTCATCTGCGCCGGGAGTTCGCCGAGGCGGTACGCAGCGGAGAGCTGGACTTCGGCGAGATCGTGGCCGCCACCGGGACCCGCGACGCCGCCGGGACGGACGACTCCGCCGGCCCCACTCACCGCACGGGGCCGGGAGCCGCCGCGTGA
- a CDS encoding Gfo/Idh/MocA family protein, translating into MTRNTHEPLRTALIGYGLAGSVFHAPLITATEGLTLDTVVTGNPDRQAQARTEHGPHLHLTPTPDTLWPRAHELDLVVIASPNRTHIPLATAALEAGLPVVVDKPLAATAAEARTLAALAETRGLLLSVFQNRRWDNDFLTLTKLLADGTLGDITRFESRFERWRPRLKGGWRESGDPAEIGGLLYDLGSHVVDQALQLFGPAATVYAESDVRREGAQADDDTFIALTHTSGVRSHLYVSATTPQLGPRFRVLGSKAGYVKYGLDPQEAALREGARPGATDEPWGTEPEEAWGRVGSGESPATGGGRPEPTLPGDYPAYYAAIGAALRGTAENPVTALQAAAALDVLEAAHRSAHEKITVRL; encoded by the coding sequence ATGACCCGCAACACCCACGAACCCCTCCGCACCGCCCTCATCGGCTACGGCCTCGCCGGCTCCGTCTTCCACGCCCCCCTCATCACCGCCACGGAAGGCCTCACCCTCGACACGGTGGTCACCGGCAACCCCGACCGCCAGGCCCAGGCCCGCACCGAACACGGCCCCCACCTCCACCTCACCCCCACCCCCGACACCCTCTGGCCCCGTGCCCACGAGCTCGACCTCGTCGTCATCGCCTCCCCCAACCGCACCCACATCCCCCTCGCCACAGCCGCCCTGGAGGCCGGCCTCCCCGTAGTGGTGGACAAACCACTCGCGGCCACGGCCGCGGAAGCCCGCACGCTCGCCGCCCTCGCGGAGACCCGCGGCCTCCTCCTCTCCGTCTTCCAGAACCGCCGCTGGGACAACGACTTCCTCACCCTCACCAAGCTCCTCGCCGACGGCACCCTCGGCGACATCACCCGCTTCGAGTCCCGCTTCGAACGCTGGCGCCCCCGGCTCAAGGGCGGCTGGCGCGAGTCCGGCGACCCCGCGGAGATCGGCGGCCTGCTGTACGACCTCGGCAGCCACGTCGTCGACCAGGCGCTGCAACTCTTCGGCCCCGCCGCGACCGTCTACGCGGAGTCGGACGTCCGCCGCGAGGGCGCGCAGGCGGACGACGACACGTTCATCGCGCTCACGCACACCAGCGGCGTCCGCTCCCACCTGTACGTCTCGGCGACCACCCCCCAGCTCGGCCCCCGCTTCCGCGTCCTCGGCTCGAAGGCGGGCTACGTCAAGTACGGCCTGGACCCGCAGGAGGCGGCCCTGCGCGAGGGCGCCCGCCCCGGCGCGACGGACGAGCCCTGGGGCACGGAACCGGAGGAGGCGTGGGGCCGCGTCGGCAGCGGAGAGTCCCCCGCGACCGGCGGCGGCCGTCCCGAGCCGACGCTTCCCGGCGACTACCCGGCGTACTACGCCGCGATCGGCGCCGCCCTCCGCGGCACCGCCGAAAATCCGGTCACCGCCCTACAGGCCGCCGCCGCCCTGGACGTCCTGGAGGCCGCCCACCGCTCGGCCCACGAGAAAATCACGGTCCGGCTGTAG
- a CDS encoding oxidoreductase — protein sequence MNEISRISQTAPLGDRTVRRVGFGAMQLAGPWVFGPPKDPDAARAVLRRAIELGVNHIDTSQAYGPDVVNELVAEVLHPYPDDLVIATKVGGVRDAEGGWVRASRPEQLRRTVEQDLRTLRVERIDLVNMRFGVGGGGPDPVPLAEQLGALTELRDEGKLDLIGLSTVSAEVVEAALALTPVAEVQNAYGIANRTDEAVVDLCREHGIAYVPYYPLGSAFTGGPKALAADPAIASVAARHGASASQIALAWLLAHYDRMLLIPGTGSVAHLEENLAVDALRLDAEDLATLEKVAHVSAPGF from the coding sequence ATGAACGAGATCAGCAGGATCAGCCAGACCGCCCCCCTCGGCGACCGCACCGTGCGCCGCGTCGGCTTCGGCGCGATGCAGCTCGCCGGACCCTGGGTCTTCGGCCCGCCGAAGGACCCGGACGCCGCCCGCGCCGTACTGCGCCGCGCGATCGAGCTCGGCGTCAACCACATCGACACCTCGCAGGCCTACGGACCCGACGTCGTCAACGAACTCGTCGCCGAGGTGCTGCACCCCTACCCGGACGACCTCGTCATCGCCACGAAGGTCGGCGGGGTCCGGGACGCGGAGGGCGGCTGGGTGCGCGCCTCCCGCCCGGAGCAGCTGCGCCGGACCGTCGAGCAGGACCTGCGCACCCTGCGGGTGGAGCGGATCGACCTGGTGAACATGCGGTTCGGCGTCGGGGGCGGCGGCCCGGACCCCGTACCGCTCGCCGAGCAGCTCGGCGCCCTGACCGAGCTGCGCGACGAGGGCAAGCTCGACCTCATCGGGCTCTCGACCGTCTCCGCCGAGGTCGTCGAGGCCGCGCTCGCGCTCACCCCGGTCGCCGAGGTGCAGAACGCGTACGGCATCGCCAACCGCACGGACGAGGCGGTCGTCGACCTCTGCCGGGAGCACGGCATCGCCTACGTGCCCTACTACCCGCTCGGCTCGGCGTTCACGGGCGGCCCGAAGGCGCTCGCCGCCGACCCGGCGATCGCGTCGGTCGCCGCACGGCACGGCGCCTCGGCCTCGCAGATCGCGCTCGCCTGGCTGCTCGCCCACTACGACCGCATGCTCCTGATCCCCGGTACCGGCTCGGTGGCCCATCTGGAGGAGAACCTCGCGGTCGACGCCCTCCGGCTGGACGCCGAGGACCTGGCGACGCTGGAGAAGGTGGCCCATGTGAGCGCACCGGGCTTCTGA
- a CDS encoding MFS transporter — MPQLDRPASGTVDPASTPAAPPSPTAPATPRPAATLALTSAATATALMTYTVPLVTLPDTAAALHTSLSAQAWLLNGTPLGLAALLLVAGSLADDYGRRRVFLAGTLALGITTALGALAGSTWLFTLARVAQGAASAALLASSLGLLVHAFPTPRERLHATGVWGAFVSGGIAVGPMLAGALPGWRLVYGVLGAAALVIAALSARTLTESRAPRGGRPDLPGAAVFSLALVSLVAALTLGRDGWLRTPVWLLLAATVVLLAVFGLVEHRSRTPMIDLSLLRRPRFLGSSAAGLFTGLAVIGMFSYLPALLQRGMGLTVLDSAWLILLWSGLSFAVALQAKRLAGRVAARHQLALGFVLHAVGVLTMLGAFGAGSWTRLLPGLVVSGVGSGLLNAALPLVSVDSVPPDRAAMGSGAQQTFRYIGSCAGVALTIALVTSSGSLSHGANVAMLVSVALAGAGAATVATLK; from the coding sequence ATGCCCCAGTTGGACCGCCCCGCGTCCGGCACGGTGGACCCGGCGTCCACCCCCGCCGCGCCCCCTTCCCCCACCGCGCCCGCCACCCCGCGCCCGGCCGCCACCCTCGCCCTGACCAGCGCCGCCACCGCCACCGCGCTGATGACGTACACCGTGCCGCTGGTGACGCTGCCCGACACCGCCGCCGCCCTGCACACCTCCCTGTCGGCCCAGGCCTGGCTGCTCAACGGCACCCCGCTCGGCCTCGCCGCACTGCTGCTGGTCGCGGGCAGCCTGGCCGACGACTACGGCCGCCGCCGCGTCTTCCTGGCCGGCACCCTCGCCCTCGGCATCACCACCGCGCTGGGCGCCCTCGCCGGCTCCACCTGGCTGTTCACGCTGGCCCGCGTCGCCCAGGGCGCGGCGAGCGCGGCCCTGCTCGCCAGCAGCCTCGGCCTCCTCGTCCACGCCTTCCCGACCCCGCGCGAACGGCTGCACGCGACCGGCGTGTGGGGCGCGTTCGTCAGCGGCGGCATCGCGGTCGGCCCGATGCTCGCCGGCGCCCTGCCCGGCTGGCGGCTCGTCTACGGCGTCCTCGGCGCCGCCGCGCTGGTGATCGCCGCGCTCTCCGCCCGGACGCTCACGGAGTCCCGCGCCCCGCGCGGCGGCCGCCCCGACCTGCCCGGCGCCGCCGTCTTCAGCCTCGCCCTGGTCTCCCTGGTCGCCGCGCTCACCCTGGGCCGCGACGGCTGGCTGCGCACCCCGGTGTGGCTGCTGCTGGCGGCGACCGTCGTCCTGCTCGCCGTCTTCGGACTGGTCGAACACCGCTCCCGCACGCCGATGATCGACCTCTCCCTGCTGCGCCGGCCGCGCTTCCTCGGCTCGTCGGCGGCCGGACTGTTCACGGGCCTCGCGGTGATCGGCATGTTCAGCTATCTGCCCGCGCTGCTCCAGCGGGGCATGGGTCTGACGGTGCTGGACTCGGCGTGGCTGATCCTGCTCTGGTCCGGGCTGTCGTTCGCGGTCGCGCTCCAGGCGAAGCGGCTCGCGGGCCGGGTCGCGGCGCGCCACCAGCTGGCCCTGGGCTTCGTCCTGCACGCGGTGGGCGTCCTGACCATGCTGGGCGCGTTCGGCGCGGGTTCATGGACCCGGCTACTGCCCGGCCTGGTGGTGAGCGGCGTGGGCAGCGGCCTGCTCAACGCCGCGCTCCCCCTGGTCTCGGTCGACTCGGTCCCCCCGGACCGCGCGGCCATGGGCTCCGGCGCCCAGCAGACCTTCCGCTACATCGGCTCCTGCGCGGGCGTCGCCCTGACGATAGCCCTGGTCACCTCCTCCGGCTCCCTCTCCCACGGCGCGAACGTGGCGATGCTGGTGTCGGTGGCCCTGGCGGGCGCGGGCGCGGCAACCGTGGCGACGCTGAAGTAG
- a CDS encoding DUF3592 domain-containing protein, protein MNHPWFPVVLLATALWTTIGAHGTRAALRARRSLRLLGVPGVRTQGEVANAARRVGSSYHAPQIRYQAPPSGRPHAPATHTYREVPLNHDSPHALHRGTPVHLRYDPRDPARAVVVRTAKAYSPTTNLVWCATFTAFGAAAGTLVLLRAVLGTA, encoded by the coding sequence ATGAATCACCCCTGGTTCCCCGTCGTCCTCCTCGCCACCGCACTGTGGACGACGATCGGCGCACACGGCACCCGAGCGGCCCTGCGCGCCCGCCGCTCCCTGCGACTGCTGGGCGTTCCCGGCGTCCGCACGCAGGGCGAGGTGGCCAACGCCGCCCGCCGGGTGGGGTCGTCGTACCACGCGCCCCAAATCCGCTACCAGGCACCACCATCGGGACGCCCACACGCCCCCGCCACCCACACCTACCGCGAGGTCCCCCTCAACCACGACTCCCCCCACGCCCTGCACCGCGGCACCCCCGTACACCTCCGCTACGACCCACGAGACCCCGCCCGCGCGGTGGTCGTCCGCACGGCGAAGGCGTACTCCCCCACGACGAACCTGGTGTGGTGCGCGACGTTCACGGCCTTCGGGGCGGCCGCGGGAACACTCGTACTCCTACGAGCGGTCCTGGGCACCGCCTGA
- a CDS encoding PIN domain nuclease: MTERFLADKSALARWNQPVVGAVLDDLDERGLLAISAPIEWELTCSARNKAEGERIRLLLYGFDLLPTTDEVWDRALAVQREALARGVHRSLSMADLLIAATAERHKVTVLHYDGDYDTIASITGQRTRWVTPAGTADR; the protein is encoded by the coding sequence GTGACCGAGCGGTTCCTGGCGGACAAGTCGGCTCTGGCCCGCTGGAACCAGCCGGTGGTGGGCGCGGTGCTGGACGATCTCGACGAGCGCGGCCTCCTTGCCATCTCCGCGCCGATCGAGTGGGAGCTGACCTGCAGCGCGCGTAACAAGGCCGAGGGCGAACGGATCCGACTCCTGCTGTACGGCTTCGATCTGCTGCCCACCACGGACGAGGTCTGGGACCGTGCGCTCGCCGTCCAGCGCGAGGCGCTCGCCCGCGGCGTCCACCGCTCGCTGTCGATGGCCGATCTGCTGATCGCCGCCACGGCCGAACGACACAAGGTCACCGTCCTTCACTACGACGGTGACTACGACACCATCGCGTCGATCACCGGACAGCGCACCCGCTGGGTGACCCCGGCAGGCACGGCCGACCGCTGA
- a CDS encoding class F sortase has translation MNVRRGRAPGTGRVVTGVTWALVLLGLWLWGQALTDLRLGVSAPTTGDVAAVGRPVDVALPPAARPLTAAAPRRLDIPALDIRAPVVPRGLDGQGAIVPPSFDKPGVVGWYEDGVRPGAVGTALIVGHVDTETRPAVFYRLSTLRPGQRIRVVREDDRVAEFTVEGVQVLARDHFDAREAYGPHKAGRAELRLITCGGTFDEASRTYTANVVVSAYLTGILT, from the coding sequence ATGAACGTACGCCGCGGACGCGCCCCGGGCACCGGCCGGGTGGTCACCGGGGTGACCTGGGCGCTGGTGCTGCTGGGACTGTGGCTGTGGGGGCAGGCCCTGACCGACCTCCGGCTCGGGGTGTCGGCGCCCACCACCGGTGACGTGGCCGCGGTCGGCCGGCCGGTCGACGTCGCCCTGCCGCCCGCCGCCCGCCCGCTCACCGCGGCGGCCCCGCGACGGCTCGACATCCCCGCGCTGGACATCCGCGCCCCCGTCGTACCGCGCGGCCTCGACGGACAGGGCGCGATCGTGCCGCCGTCGTTCGACAAGCCCGGCGTCGTCGGCTGGTACGAGGACGGGGTGCGACCCGGCGCCGTCGGGACCGCGCTGATCGTGGGACACGTCGACACCGAGACGCGGCCCGCCGTCTTCTACCGGCTGAGCACGCTGCGGCCCGGACAGCGGATCCGGGTCGTACGGGAGGACGACCGGGTCGCCGAGTTCACCGTCGAGGGCGTCCAGGTGCTGGCCCGCGACCACTTCGACGCCCGCGAGGCGTACGGGCCGCACAAGGCCGGCCGCGCCGAGCTGCGGCTGATCACGTGCGGCGGCACGTTCGACGAGGCGAGCCGGACGTACACGGCCAACGTGGTGGTGTCGGCGTACCTCACCGGGATCCTCACCTGA
- a CDS encoding NAD-dependent epimerase/dehydratase family protein, with the protein MILVTGGLGFIGSHTVRALLDQGEKCLVVQRNARPLPSFLDGEGVVVEQADVTDRETLLGLGDRHGITGIVHLAGSYPWQPAPEAAVEATRRSLDGLLNIVQAAQEWGVRRLGLASTIGVYGGIPHDRPLREDAPLTLSAPVSIPTFKKVGEMLGGYLADAADLDIVNYRISGTWGPLGHSDPFFAAPALVHAAARGTAPDLSGLMGPAHAEDGLDLNYVKDTGRAIALLQLADRLNHRTYNVGSGRATTNGEIAAAIRKVVPDARVDLPAGGGAPHMVFDIDRLRQDTGYRPEYDTERAAADYLAWLRAGNAR; encoded by the coding sequence ATGATCCTCGTCACCGGAGGCCTCGGCTTCATCGGATCCCACACCGTGCGCGCGCTGCTCGACCAGGGCGAGAAGTGCCTCGTCGTCCAGCGCAACGCCCGCCCGCTCCCCTCCTTCCTGGACGGGGAGGGGGTGGTCGTGGAGCAGGCCGACGTCACCGACCGCGAGACCCTGCTCGGGCTCGGGGACCGGCACGGGATCACGGGCATCGTGCACCTGGCGGGGTCGTACCCCTGGCAGCCAGCGCCCGAGGCGGCGGTCGAGGCGACCCGGCGGTCGCTCGACGGGCTGCTGAACATCGTGCAGGCCGCGCAGGAGTGGGGCGTCCGGCGCCTCGGCCTGGCCAGCACGATCGGGGTCTACGGCGGCATCCCGCACGACCGCCCGCTGCGCGAGGACGCCCCGCTGACGCTGAGCGCGCCCGTCTCGATCCCCACCTTCAAGAAGGTCGGTGAGATGCTGGGCGGGTACCTCGCCGACGCCGCGGACCTCGACATCGTCAACTACCGGATTTCCGGCACCTGGGGCCCGCTCGGCCACTCCGACCCGTTCTTCGCCGCCCCCGCCCTCGTCCACGCCGCCGCCCGCGGCACCGCGCCGGACCTGTCCGGGCTCATGGGGCCGGCCCACGCCGAGGACGGGCTCGACCTGAACTACGTCAAGGACACCGGCCGGGCGATCGCCCTCCTCCAGCTCGCGGACCGGCTCAACCACCGTACGTACAACGTGGGTTCGGGCCGGGCCACGACCAACGGCGAGATCGCCGCGGCGATCAGGAAGGTGGTCCCGGACGCCCGGGTCGACCTCCCGGCCGGGGGCGGGGCGCCGCACATGGTCTTCGACATCGACCGGCTGCGGCAGGACACCGGCTACCGGCCCGAGTACGACACCGAGCGGGCCGCCGCCGACTACCTCGCCTGGCTGCGGGCGGGCAACGCGCGCTGA
- a CDS encoding cupin domain-containing protein: protein MSGSVHTETGGVVSVVRLTMRQADAPPQHSHSREDESWVILSGRVRFWVGSASLDACDVHDAEAGAYVFGPRLVPHTFQPLTETAEVLVINNPGAVEEYFRAVGAAADGRHDDDHADLLTRYGMTLLDGPPRGRSGDRL, encoded by the coding sequence ATGTCAGGTTCTGTCCACACCGAGACGGGAGGGGTGGTGAGCGTCGTGCGGCTGACCATGCGGCAGGCGGACGCGCCGCCCCAGCACAGTCACAGCCGGGAGGACGAGAGCTGGGTGATCCTCTCCGGCCGGGTCCGGTTCTGGGTCGGCTCGGCCTCGCTCGACGCGTGCGACGTCCACGACGCCGAGGCGGGCGCCTACGTCTTCGGCCCCCGGCTCGTTCCGCACACCTTCCAGCCGCTCACCGAGACGGCGGAGGTGCTGGTCATCAACAACCCCGGAGCCGTCGAGGAGTACTTCCGCGCGGTCGGTGCCGCCGCCGACGGGCGTCATGACGACGATCATGCGGACCTGCTGACCCGGTACGGGATGACGTTGCTGGACGGGCCGCCGCGCGGGCGGAGCGGCGACCGGCTCTGA
- a CDS encoding helix-turn-helix domain-containing protein → MANNAELREFLRTRRARVRPEDVGIETGGRRRVPGLRREEVAMLAGVSTDYYTRLEQGRRRMQPSDQVLDALARALRLADVERRHLHRLVRSSVAAAAPDGPRLPPLDEGMRMMLDSMPMPAMVIDSRGDVHAMNRLGRALLVGLEPMPSQASSHVRWLFLDPAARELLVEWEVIARVSVGVLREAAGRYPRDARLREVVGELSLASAEFRGWWAEHEVEVRCRGMKRFRHPVVGALELHVEALRLEDGERWVYAYGARAGSASEEGLRLLGAWGAGGFSSPLPPLTGRL, encoded by the coding sequence ATGGCGAACAACGCTGAGCTGCGGGAGTTCCTGCGTACCCGGCGGGCGCGGGTGCGGCCCGAGGACGTCGGGATCGAGACCGGCGGGCGGCGCCGTGTGCCGGGGCTGCGGCGCGAGGAGGTCGCGATGCTGGCCGGGGTGAGCACGGACTACTACACCCGCCTCGAACAGGGGCGGCGCCGGATGCAGCCGTCCGACCAGGTCCTCGACGCGCTCGCCCGCGCGCTGCGGCTGGCCGACGTCGAGCGGCGGCATCTGCACCGCCTCGTGCGGTCGTCCGTCGCGGCGGCCGCGCCCGACGGGCCCCGGCTGCCGCCCCTGGACGAGGGGATGCGGATGATGCTCGACAGCATGCCGATGCCGGCGATGGTCATCGACTCGCGCGGGGACGTGCATGCGATGAACCGGCTGGGGCGGGCGTTGCTGGTGGGGCTCGAACCGATGCCGTCGCAGGCGTCGAGCCATGTGCGCTGGCTGTTCCTGGATCCCGCGGCGCGGGAGCTGCTCGTCGAGTGGGAGGTGATCGCGCGGGTGAGTGTGGGGGTGCTGCGGGAGGCGGCGGGCCGGTATCCGCGGGATGCGCGGTTGCGGGAGGTCGTGGGGGAACTGTCCCTGGCCAGCGCGGAGTTCCGGGGGTGGTGGGCGGAGCACGAGGTGGAGGTGCGGTGCCGGGGGATGAAGCGGTTCCGTCATCCGGTGGTGGGGGCGCTCGAACTGCACGTGGAGGCGCTGCGGTTGGAGGACGGGGAGCGGTGGGTGTACGCGTACGGGGCACGGGCGGGGTCGGCTTCCGAGGAGGGGCTGCGGTTGTTGGGGGCGTGGGGGGCTGGGGGGTTTTCTTCGCCCCTGCCGCCCCTGACGGGGCGCCTCTAG